A part of Saccopteryx bilineata isolate mSacBil1 chromosome 12, mSacBil1_pri_phased_curated, whole genome shotgun sequence genomic DNA contains:
- the LOC136316050 gene encoding uncharacterized protein, which translates to MAQESTLFYEHFLLPATPKALGSLINDSVIIKSPEFLLGKKRGLFEKHETMSRRFCMGKEYKKNTRTVFTLTPEAEAGEVRAVKRTPFRLQRLPTRVPPPIAPFPPSSPVLSAGTRRSSCRSRLSLQALLGRLESPETSEGGGGGGGVGGVSGNLGSRGQPLSPSPSRRGSGHAARPPRTDESGEGAGGKCCGTVEGARTPLLPHGQGRGGALGARAPLPVPPTRRGAAGRRHRAHGIPALLPSVVTRRGALGRGRGLAAQASPRPRKTKGTWNREGKSFLLGSRWIQTKPHALSAYKDMSGPPPGSLTNGNVSLVVTVLG; encoded by the exons ATGGCCCAAGAATCCACACTTTTTTATGAGCATTTCCTCTTACCAGCTACGCCGAAAGCTCTTGGAAGTCTTATCAATGACTCTGTAATAATCAAATCCCCAGAATTCCTgctggggaagaagaggggg CTGTTTGAAAAGCATGAGACTATGAGCAGACGGTTTTGTATGGGTAAAGAGTACAAGAAAAATACG AGGACAGTGTTTACCCTAACTCCGGAGGCTGAAGCAGGGGAGGTGCGAGCGGTGAAAAGAACCCCGTTTCGGCTGCAACGGTTGCCCACCCGCGTCCCTCCCCCCATAgcaccctttcctccctcctcacctGTCCTGAGCGCAGGGACTCGGAGGTCCAGTTGCCGCTCCCGGCTCTCACTCCAGGCGCTGTTGGGACGTCTGGAGTCCCCGGAGACAAGCgaaggaggcggcggcggcggcggggtcGGGGGCGTCAGCGGGAATCTCGGTAGCCGCGGGCAGCCGCTGTCTCCTTCCCCATCCCGGCGGGGCTCGGGCCACGCGGCGCGGCCACCGAGGACGGATGAGTCAGGCGAGGGGGCGGGCGGCAAGTGCTGCGGGACAGTGGAGGGGGCGAGGACACCCCTACTCCCGCACGGGCAGGGCAGAGGCGGCGCCTTGGGGGCGCGCGCGCCGCTGCCTGTGCCCCCCACGAGGCGCGGGGCCGCCGGCCGCCGCCATAGGGCGCACGGAATCCCAGCGCTCCTGCCCTCGGTGGTCACCAGGCGCGGCGCGCTGGGCCGGGGCCGGGGACTCGCAGCTCAGGCGTCGCCGCGGCCAAGAAAGACAAAAGGAACCTGGAATCGGGAAGGGAAAAGTTTTCTGCTCGGCTCCAGATGGATCCAAACGAAACCTCACGCCCTAAGCGCGTACAAG